A window of the Candidatus Binatus sp. genome harbors these coding sequences:
- a CDS encoding response regulator has translation MVVDDNHDAAEVLSEALELLGYETRVAYDALATLDTVAQFKPQVMLIDIGMPVMDGYELARRLRAMKELGHPKLIALTGFGQESDRALALEAGFDEHMVKPIDLEGLESLLKK, from the coding sequence ATGGTGGTCGATGACAACCACGACGCGGCCGAAGTGCTGTCGGAGGCGCTCGAACTGCTCGGCTATGAGACCCGCGTCGCGTATGACGCGCTCGCGACCCTCGACACGGTCGCGCAATTCAAGCCGCAGGTGATGCTGATCGACATCGGGATGCCGGTGATGGACGGCTACGAACTGGCGCGGCGGCTGCGCGCGATGAAAGAACTTGGGCATCCGAAATTGATCGCGCTCACCGGATTCGGCCAGGAGTCGGATCGCGCTCTCGCGCTGGAGGCGGGCTTCGACGAGCACATGGTGAAGCCGATCGATCTCGAAGGTCTCGAATCGCTCCTCAAGAAATAG